In Quercus robur chromosome 11, dhQueRobu3.1, whole genome shotgun sequence, the sequence TTTTGGAATTTCGCGCTTCGTCGTGGCGGTTTTTTTCGTGCGTCTGTTGAATTAGGTTACTGACTTCACTGCTTCAGTACCTCGCTGGACTGTTTTACCCTTGCGTGTTGTCTTTTGTTTAACCGAATCTCATATATCCCAATTTAGCCCAAATAATGTCAGCTGCTTagggacatttttttttttttttttttttaatgaaaattttgatactatttttatagaaatataaaaaaaatataaaaaaatttctgttatttctttcattaatatttcctaaaatatctGTTAACAAAATCTATACAGCAATCAGGCATctgaaaataaaaaccctaatttttttattaaaaaaattgttatttttttttaatgtagccTTGATAAGTAGTGACAACCTAAATTCTTGGTTCATATCCATTAAAAATCACTAAAAGAGAACGTATTAGTAAAACAATGTTGTTTTGATATGGTATGTGATGATGAGTTGAATCAAACTCCATTCATCCATGGTGATCATTCATGACCAAACCACGTCCAAATCAATTCATGAGAGAAGGAGTCGTATAAAAGGTATCACAAGTAATGAATAGGCTTTGTCCATAACATTTATGATCGTCAAGTAATTTCATTGTCCATGTCACAAGAGAGCATGGACAACCAAATAACACTTAGTAAATTTTAGAGGATTTTCTACAAACACCAAATAATCGGATCACGTTCTATTATTCCGAGACGTGAGGAGGATTCATTGAAATCTGCTCCATCTTCTCCACTAACCCCATACATCTCCCATGACGGTAGTAGATCCAAACAAGTAGACCTATTAAAAATTCCCTATAAAAGGGACCTAACTCCATCAGCTGAAGATATGTATTCACTATTGATCTACTTAGAATACTTAAGatatagagagaaaattgattTAATTGTCGAAACGTCCTTGGCCAGTTCACCCCAGTTACCTTCAATagtttctttcttccttttcagGTCATGTAACCGTCGTTAAAGCCTAGAGCACTCAGCCTATTGATTTTCAAACATTATCAATATGAATCCATCAAAGTTTTCTTTATAAGTTGGTCATTTCATAGTTTTTAATAGGACatgaacaaaatattcaaattgtcatagtttaatatatttataatttttttctttaaaaaatatatatttatgatttacAGAACTAGTTTGGGTTTAGCGTTCATGTGCACCAGACCCAAGCCTTGCTTATGATTTAATATTacaacatttaaataaataaaaatagagtttaatTTGTCCCAGAACAAACTCTATggtttttttcctctcttttctagTTAGTTTATGCTGTAGAATCTATATTATATATCCCTAAGCTAGGACACAAaattctttttcacttttttttttatatagacaATTATGTGTAATGtaccattttaatttttatgactAAATAGAATGTAGGAGCAAttccataaaaatatatatgctaAAATGTAAAACACACCCTCCATATTTcaccaaaattcattttaattctctaagttttaagtttattcaattaaggcattTTCATAAACTTTTGTTTAATGTTGCAATtaattgttcaaaattttaattcttttcttcaattttttaaaataaaaaaattcaattaatgattgaaaaatatttttcaaaatttttgttaaaaaaaattaatggaagtTGACAAAAAgactttaattaaataaacttgaaatttaaaagacttaaataaatgaaaataaagttacaagactaaaatgaattgataaaacttaaaagatgtgttttacattttagccaaatatatataagcattgattttttttttttctaatttttatttgtgtataTAATAGGAGGATTGAGTTGGTACAGAAGATATTCTTGAGGATAGTTGGTGAAACtataatttttatagttttgaCAAAACAAAACGTGTggaatttcctttaaaaaagtataataataaaACGTGTAGAAATGTCAAAGGCCCCATAGACATTTAGATCAATATCGATGACCCAATAATTTTGACCTCTACTTTTCTCAATCATTTTGATCAATATCGATGACCCTATAATTTTGACCTCTTCTTTTCTCATTCTTGTTCAACgggttttcaactttttgtgcCGGCTTCTAACCCTCGGTAGAATCAACACGCTTCATGGGCTATACTCGACATTTgaacatgatttaaaaaaaaaaaaaaaaagactacttGCTAGTGGCCAAATTTTGAGCAATTTTCATCGTCACAACTCCAGAGCCTTATAACTCAGTAGCATTATCCGGTCTTTGCTTTTAAAAAACCCGGATTCAAATCCTTCTTCCCTtgttgaaaaggaaaaataaatattcacaCAAAGCCAGAGTTAAATTGCAACCAAGAATTAGGTACGGGATAAACCATCCTGTCAAGAAGGTTGCAAAACTGTTGGGACAATGGTCCCTATACTGACCACTCAATTCTCATGCATAAGCCAATGCTAAATCCAAATGTATCTTTTTCAGTACGCCTTTTCGGATCCTTTGACAAGTCAGTACGTCTTTTGGATCCTTTGACAAGAAGACAAATGGATTTGTTGTGGGCCTTCAGGCGCAGATTCTATGGTCAACTGGCCTTCCCTTTTAGCCCATAGCCACACAAAAATATCAAGATAACGTACATAACGAAAGGGAGAGAGGAGGGATAgaacattaaaataaacaaaaatgaattcAGTTGCCTTGGTTTGGATTTTAGGAAAAACAAGGGAGAGGAGAGGGAGTTTGTGGAGATGAATGCAAAAGGGCGCTAATTTCTTAAGCAATCTGATTTTCCTTTTCCTCGTAATTTCTATAAAAGATTATccgaaataaaaaaagagtcgTATTCAGTGCACAAAACTCCCACTTTTACGGGGTCTGAGGGAAGTCTTGACAATAATATAGCATATGATAATACTATAAAAAATCTCTATTCACTAGTTAGATAATAAGTTTAGTTTATCTCTAAGTCTCTATGCATTTGAATATGTACAACAGTGCAGGTTGCCCCAGGAAGATGCCATGACTAGGTTGATGAGCCTCTAAGCTTCATGAAGTAGTcgtgctcaaaaaaaaaaaaaaaaaaagcttcatgAAGTAGCCGATCTGATACGCAGTTTTTGAGCAGCCTGTGAAAAAATCCACAGGATGTAGCAATCTACCATATCATAACAAAGAACAGAACTAGTATAGAAGCCCTACGAATTGCCATCACTGGAATTAGAGAGCATTTCATCAGATTCAAACCCACTATCATAACTATTGTCTTGAGTCTCTGGCAAATTGTTTTCTGAAATTGCAAGACCAGCTTTTAGAACATCTTTCAAGTCATCTAAAACATAAGGTTCAATCAATTTCCAGAACCATGAGGAATTGCTTCCCAGAAAACCAATCCAAAACACTCTTCCCCTCTGCTTTACCCTGCAGTCTAAGGATTTTGCCTTCAATGCTTTGACAACCTTCTCAACACCCTCAGGATTTCCCTTCAGCTTTAACAAAATATCCCCCGAAGAAGTTCTGTGGCCCCCATACATATACCAGTATGCAAGAGCACGTGGCGACAGCCACCGATGGATTAGCTTTGGGATCATGGGCCTGCCTTTTGGCCAAAATTGGTCAGCATAGAAACCAAAATAAGAGTGTGAGATGGTACAAAATCTATATGGTATATCCCCGCTGTCTTCACTTTGCCTACATGAAGGATGTAACCACTCATGGTACTCGTCATGTATATGTCTCTTCAAAACAGAATGTGTGCTGGAATTCTCACTAAATTCAAAACGAAGCATGTGATTCTTCCTCTCTTCATCTGATTCAATCTGCAAACCACCTAACAGCAAACCCACTAAAACCTCTCGCTGTTCTTTGCTTAGCTTCAAGCTTACTGGTTTCTTAACCTCTTTCCTGCTCAAACTCAGGACATAATCAAGCTTTTCCATCAATGGGGAATCAATATCATATTTCTTCTGGCACATCAGATCATATATCTTCTCTGCCTTCACATATTCTCCAGAAGACAGGTATCCCCTTAAAATGGTGTTGCATGATCGAGTGTGTACATTGATTGCCCCATCACTTAGCATTTGATTAaagatctcctcagctttgtcaAGATTTCCAACATTCACCAAAGAATCCAAGTATATACTGTAAATGGTACGGTTAGGTCGACATTTCTCAAGGCACTGAGAGAAGGCTAACTCCAACTTATCATGAAGGCTCAAGCTGAAATACATACTCATCATATCAATATAAGATGGTGTTAGTGGCTTCAAATTACTGTTTATGAATTCTATCATGAGGGATTCAGCAAGTTCAACTTCTTGAGCTTTACATAAAATCTCTATGATTTTATGATGTGCTGCGACATTGGTAGAACCCAATTGTTCCTGCATCTCTCTGAATATCTCCAAAGATTTCATAGGTTCTCCAATCTTTGAATAGGCTTCCATTTTATATACAAAAGCCTGAGACGGGATACCACCTTCAGAATGGAGCAGTTTGAGCCATGCTTTTTCTGTATCCTCCACATCCCCCTCCTTTGAGCAGGCTCTCAAGATAGACACGAGCACTTCTCTACCCTCCTCGATTCCTGCATCTCGCATTTCCTTCCTTAATGATGCAATCCTTTTTTTATCAATGGTGTCCTGATAGCTGTGTAGCCAAATAAGACCACCGTAGATATCCTTATGTATCTCCAGTCCACTTGTTACCACGTTGTGAAAAATAAACTCAGACTGTTTTAGATAATGCTTTGAAGAGGCTCCTGGCTTGCTTACAAGAGCTCTAAATAGGGAATTATGCAAGCTAAGTCTAGGCCGGTAACCTCCCAACTGAATCATACGATTGTAAATGCTACATGCTTCCTCCAAACATCCTTGAATGGATGAACTAAGATAGGCAACAATTAAGACATGGAATGTAGATTCACAAGGGACACGTCCCTGGTTGATTATATCATCGAATATCTCACGACATTTTGAGAATTTTCGCTCCTTACCCATGTAATCAGCTAGCTTGGTAGCAAGAGCAAAATCAAATCTATACCAATGTTGTTGCATCATCCATTTGTATACcttgggaagaaagaaaaagataaggaaaaaaaaggtttagaaGACAAATCTAGTTTAGGATGCCAATCTAGgaagcattaaaaaaataaataaataaataaaaagcatttttattcttaataaaaccatgaaaaaggaaaagaaaatcattttattaaaataaaaaaccacaaaCTTCTGGGGTTGAAACTAGATGGTAGACAggctccaaattttttttccccataagcACTTCAAACTAAATATGTTGGCCATAAAATTGAGTAGATTGGCTCCAAACTCACAAACAGCATGTCTTACTAATTTAAATGAGAAATAACTTGATGCATATGATAATATGTCAATGACTTCTTTCACAAACAAGATAGCTAAGACAAGAGGCAACAGATGGGACATATCCTTTTTCTATTCTCTTTAATCCTATACTGGTGATTACTCTTTTGGACATGAAAATCATTCCTGTATGCATAAAAGAATAAACCTACTACAGAGTTTAAATGTTTGattaccccccaaaaaaatagagtaaaacaTGAACAGCTTAGCATCCAGCATCAGAAGAACGAGCAAAACTAATTCTGTACTTCTCTGTAACTCCAGAAACTTAAGCAATCAATCCAAATTTAACTaatcaaaagtttcaaattgaaTCCAGTCTACGACCTCCTAGAGCAGTGTAGTTAAAAAGGCGCACTTAAACTCAAAGCTCGAAGCAAGCTCTCAACATTTTGCAAGGCCAAAAAAAAGCTCATTTAATGAAGTTTGGAGCTTTTTGAAGAAGCACAAAGCACACCTAGGAATGCTCTTTGGAGCTTTATGAAGAAGCACAAAGCACGCCTAGGCacgcttttttattttattgctaaAAAAGATACGgatcatcaaaattaattgcTTGATCTTAAAAGAAATGACATGGACCAATGATTTACTACACAAATCACTATCCTTAGGGTATTGtattaccaaaaaatatatatatatatatatatatatatttacttgtCATAAGATACGAACAAGgttaatttaaaattcttgtGCTTTTGGTCTTTGACTTTGAGATGCATGTTGATTGACCCATATACATCATTTGATCATAATTATCATAGTTATGTACTTTTATATTAAACTTTCTATAACTAAATTATTATGATATTGACCATTgataattgttttcaatttactatataaaaattttaagaattgaaATAACTTAGgtaaaatttgaaattacaaatattaTACAATTGCACATACCTAAtaggtaaaatataaaaattttgagttactaattttttatatattatatgttacAAATATTTCTATTAGAAGTTATGagatattatatttgaaaactGTGAGCTTTATTTAATCAATCGAGCATTTGCACCTTGAGCTTTGCGCATAGACTCCAAGAGGCCTATGCACTTAAGTGCACTTTTACCAACATTGTCCAAGAGCagttattcaaaatttcaaacccaacaATGATTAGGAATCTACCAGCCCCACTTGTTCATTAAATTTCAGTTTAGTGATTGAGACCAGAATGCATTTAAAGTTACTATAGATCAATAAtcattataaacaaatttatattattaaaaaaaatcctaaaatacAATTCAATTTTCTCAATCATCCTCACAGAAAACTTTATGATTCCAACTACCCAAAATAGGTCTACATTTTCATCAAAATCTTCTGCAATTAAACATAAATCCATCAAATTGACAAAGACCCAGAATCACATCCCTGAGCAGTTATTATAATCTAAACTAAACAATTACCACAATAAAGAATTAACATGAATCAGCGATGAATTCAACCCCAAAATGACAAACATAAAGTTGAGAAATTCACCTTAAACCCAGCCTCATTCTCGCGAATCCGCATACAATGCACGGCAACATAAGTAGCATCAGCTTGCCTCATCCACTTCCTTTGCGCATTGAGTATCCGAACAAGTGTTCCGGCCTTATGTGCCGGCAGTTCCTTACAAAGCCACGCCAGCTTCGACCGCCTCCACTGCTCCGGTAGCTCATCCAGCTCCTTCACATCCAGAGACAGCGCCGGCAAATGCTTCAAATCCAAAGACCCATCAttcttatcaaaatcaaaacctgCCTCGCTCTCACTACTGTTATTAAAATCCCAATTCTCATTGGTTTCGGGTTCGCACGCCAAGTGTTCGACGAAAGTACTGTGAGAAGAAGAGGCAGAGGCAGCAGCAAGGAGAGGAAAATATTTCTggggttttggagaagaagaggaaagtgGGGTTGAAATTGCGCGAAAGAAAAAGTGGCGGTGGAAGTGGTGGGGTTGGtggtgagagagggagagagagagggagcgCAGGAAGGAAAGAGAGGAGCGCATGGGGAAGGAGAGAAATGGGTTTGAGGAGCAGAGTGTTGAGAGGAAATTACAGGAagaagtgagagtgagagtggaAGAGGAGCAGGGCGAGAGCTCTTGAGCTCTGCTCACAAGCATGTCTTGCTCTTTGGTTTCtgagttcaaacttcaaagggTTTGGAGATATTGAAGGGTTTATCTATCTTATCTTAATTTGCAAGAATGTTTGATTGAGGAACAAGAATTTTTGTCCAATGGCCTCACTTTGGAACTCTAGGCCCAAAAGGTGGAAATGATAGGATGGACATAAGACAGTGAGCCCAATATTGGGACAGTGAGACAATATTTTGGAGTTGACCCCGCGAAAAATGCTACGTGTCAAGTTACAAAATTTCCAAACTAGGGCTTGGTTTTTGTTATatgagattgaaaattttagtaTACATCGATTTTTGATTACTCAGCATTCACATTAGTGCATGTAAAATGGTATAAAATGGTATAGGGTgataattttgaatatttacGTCAAAATATTATCCACATTAGTCAATCTTAAATAtacatcattattatttatatgcaaatctattttttaatacttcttTACTTGTATGCACACAAAAAAATGAGAGATAATTTGGAAGAGTAATAAAAACtgacaaaaaaataacatttaaatGAATTGTAGTTTAAATTAGATAATCTGATAtgggtatttaaaaaaaataattgtgtgaaaaaaaaagggtaagtttttatgttaaaatgcACAAAAAGTCATGTATCACGTATGCTCTTTA encodes:
- the LOC126707631 gene encoding pentatricopeptide repeat-containing protein At2g15820, chloroplastic, translated to MLVSRAQELSPCSSSTLTLTSSCNFLSTLCSSNPFLSFPMRSSLSFLRSLSLSLSHHQPHHFHRHFFFRAISTPLSSSSPKPQKYFPLLAAASASSSHSTFVEHLACEPETNENWDFNNSSESEAGFDFDKNDGSLDLKHLPALSLDVKELDELPEQWRRSKLAWLCKELPAHKAGTLVRILNAQRKWMRQADATYVAVHCMRIRENEAGFKVYKWMMQQHWYRFDFALATKLADYMGKERKFSKCREIFDDIINQGRVPCESTFHVLIVAYLSSSIQGCLEEACSIYNRMIQLGGYRPRLSLHNSLFRALVSKPGASSKHYLKQSEFIFHNVVTSGLEIHKDIYGGLIWLHSYQDTIDKKRIASLRKEMRDAGIEEGREVLVSILRACSKEGDVEDTEKAWLKLLHSEGGIPSQAFVYKMEAYSKIGEPMKSLEIFREMQEQLGSTNVAAHHKIIEILCKAQEVELAESLMIEFINSNLKPLTPSYIDMMSMYFSLSLHDKLELAFSQCLEKCRPNRTIYSIYLDSLVNVGNLDKAEEIFNQMLSDGAINVHTRSCNTILRGYLSSGEYVKAEKIYDLMCQKKYDIDSPLMEKLDYVLSLSRKEVKKPVSLKLSKEQREVLVGLLLGGLQIESDEERKNHMLRFEFSENSSTHSVLKRHIHDEYHEWLHPSCRQSEDSGDIPYRFCTISHSYFGFYADQFWPKGRPMIPKLIHRWLSPRALAYWYMYGGHRTSSGDILLKLKGNPEGVEKVVKALKAKSLDCRVKQRGRVFWIGFLGSNSSWFWKLIEPYVLDDLKDVLKAGLAISENNLPETQDNSYDSGFESDEMLSNSSDGNS